The following coding sequences are from one Helicoverpa armigera isolate CAAS_96S chromosome 2, ASM3070526v1, whole genome shotgun sequence window:
- the LOC110379007 gene encoding galactokinase, with protein MSNEAIAKGEAVLLKQACDKFVAAFGRKPTVAACAPGRVNLIGEHIDYCEGFVLPVALPFVTLIAGATNNTGECRLVSVLGSGEEVKTEFSAPTASKPLRPGPPAWANYVKGVVANFPGGVSGFDAVIVTDVPMGSGLSSSAAIEVATFTLLEGLNGRTVSPVEKAKLCQKAEHEFPGMPCGIMDQYIVTMGKKDHALLIDCRSLESQQIPMELGDLAVLVTNSNVKHQLTGSEYPTRRAQCQEAADRLGLTSLRGARIEDLEKLKQQNCDKEVLMRAKHVIEEISRTEEVARVMKQKDFKRVGELFYQSHDSLSKLMEVSCPELDQLVDIIRGSPGVYGARMTGGGFGGCVVTLVKKSEIENLKKKILAQYNGTPTFFVSQPSDGARLLKL; from the exons ATGTCAAATGAAGCGATAGCCAAAGGCGAGGCGGTGCTCCTAAAACAAGCGTGCGACAAATTCGTCGCAGCATTTGGTCGCAAGCCGACAGTCGCAGCGTGTGCGCCGGGCCGAGTCAACCTTATTGGAGAACACATTGATTACTGCGAAGGATTTGTGTTGCCTGTG GCTTTACCCTTCGTGACCCTCATAGCAGGAGCTACAAACAACACAGGAGAATGTCGACTGGTCTCCGTGCTAGGATCAGGCGAGGAGGTGAAGACTGAATTCTCGGCACCCACAGCTTCGAAGCCTTTGAGACCAGGCCCGCCGGCGTGGGCTAATTATGTAAAAGGGGTGGTTGCTAATTTTCCtg GTGGAGTGAGCGGTTTCGACGCAGTCATCGTGACAGACGTGCCAATGGGATCTGGTTTATCCAGCAGTGCTGCGATCGAAGTAGCTACCTTCACACTGCTGGAAGGTCTGAATGGTAGGACTGTGAG CCCAGTGGAGAAGGCCAAGCTATGTCAGAAGGCAGAGCACGAGTTTCCCGGCATGCCGTGCGGCATTATGGATCAGTACATCGTCACCATGGGCAAGAAGGACCATGCTTTACTCATAGATTGCAG GTCATTAGAATCCCAACAGATCCCAATGGAGCTGGGAGACCTAGCAGTTCTGGTGACGAACTCCAACGTGAAGCATCAGCTGACTGGCAGCGAGTACCCGACGAGGCGAGCGCAGtgccaggaggcggccgaccgACTGGGGTTGACGTCGCTTAGAGGCGCCAGGATCGAGGATTTGGAGA AACTAAAACAACAGAACTGCGATAAGGAGGTGCTGATGAGAGCGAAACACGTCATAGAAGAGATCAGCAGGACAGAAGAAGTAGCCAGGGTTATGAAACAGAAGGATTTCAAACGG GTCGGTGAACTATTCTACCAATCTCACGACTCGCTCAGCAAGCTGATGGAAGTATCCTGTCCCGAGCTGGACCAGCTCGTGGACATCATCAGGGGATCTCCAGGAGTATATGGTGCGAGGATGACTGGTGGTGGGTTCGGGGGATGTGTTGTTACTCTG GTAAAGAAGAGTGAAATAGaaaacttaaagaaaaaaatattagctcaATATAATGGAACTCCCACATTCTTCGTGAGCCAGCCTAGTGATGGAGCTAGATTgttgaaattataa